One Microbispora sp. ZYX-F-249 genomic window carries:
- a CDS encoding TauD/TfdA family dioxygenase: protein MDDFWKPLEITPDGSAATPEGLVERLRETNVGDLLVREKALVFRGFGVTPETLDAVMDLLLPNRLAYVHGNSPRTKVGGNVYTSTEYPPEYTISMHNELSYSATWPSRLLFYCEKAAESGGATPVVDGVRWLESLDDEVREAFAKGVRYTQNLHAGRGLGKSWQETFETEDRDEVAGFLDRIGADWQWRPDGGVRVSQVRPATTRHPVTGAEVWFNQADQWHPASLGDETAAMLAELMPPEELPQSVTFPDGAPIPGDYVIQARDRGLDNAVDVDWREGDLLLIDNVLVGHGRRPFTGSRRILVAMSD from the coding sequence ATGGACGACTTCTGGAAGCCCCTGGAAATAACCCCCGACGGCTCCGCCGCCACGCCCGAGGGGCTGGTGGAACGGCTGCGCGAGACGAATGTGGGCGACCTGCTGGTCCGCGAGAAGGCGCTCGTCTTCCGAGGCTTCGGCGTCACCCCCGAGACCCTCGACGCCGTCATGGACCTGCTGCTGCCCAACCGGCTGGCGTACGTCCACGGCAACTCGCCCCGCACCAAGGTGGGCGGCAACGTCTACACCTCGACCGAGTACCCGCCCGAGTACACGATCTCCATGCACAACGAGCTGTCGTACTCCGCCACCTGGCCCTCCCGGCTGCTGTTCTACTGCGAGAAGGCGGCCGAGAGCGGCGGGGCGACTCCCGTCGTCGACGGCGTGCGCTGGCTGGAGTCGCTCGACGACGAGGTCAGGGAGGCGTTCGCCAAGGGGGTGCGCTACACCCAGAACCTGCACGCCGGCCGCGGGCTCGGCAAGAGCTGGCAGGAAACGTTCGAGACCGAGGACCGCGACGAGGTGGCCGGGTTCCTCGACCGCATCGGGGCGGACTGGCAGTGGCGTCCCGACGGCGGCGTGCGAGTCTCGCAGGTCAGGCCCGCCACCACCCGGCACCCCGTGACCGGCGCCGAGGTGTGGTTCAACCAGGCCGACCAGTGGCACCCCGCGTCGCTGGGCGACGAGACCGCCGCCATGCTCGCCGAGCTCATGCCGCCGGAGGAACTGCCGCAGTCGGTGACGTTCCCCGACGGCGCCCCGATCCCCGGCGACTACGTCATCCAGGCCCGTGACCGCGGCCTGGACAACGCGGTGGACGTCGACTGGCGGGAGGGCGACCTGCTGCTGATCGACAACGTCCTGGTCGGGCACGGCCGCAGGCCCTTCACCGGCTCCCGCCGCATCCTCGTCGCCATGTCCGACTGA